The genome window CTAATTCGTTTTCCACCAGCCTCTAATAAATGAAGTGCCGCAGCGGAAGTAGTGTCAGCAGCTGCGCCAGAAAGAGCCTTTTTAAGTTCTTTTTCAACTGAGTCAATGTCTTTTTGCATATTTGCATATAAAAAGTTAAGTTTCATGCTTGCCACCTTATTGTTCCTTCTTTTTAAATCCAAAGTGGGTTGCACTTGCGCCGCCACTGTGTGAAATATATCTTACGTATGAAAATCCGGCTTCTTGAAACATTTCCGCAAGTCGTGCCATTCCTGGAAACTCACGCGTTGATTCCTGTAACCAGCTATATTCTTTATAACTTTTCGCAAAAAACTTCCCGAAAACAGGCATCACGTAACGGAAATACGCATTAAATACTTGTTTCCATCCAGGAATATTTGGTTGCGACGTATCGATACACGCAAGCTGTCCACCCGGTTTTAACACACGGTACATTTCACGCAACACTTGCATATAATCCGGTACATTTCTAAGCCCAAAACCAATTGTCACGTAATCAAAACTATTATCCGGAAAAGGTAATTCCATTGCGTTCCCGTGAATAAGTTCCACATTATGCAAATCCGCTTCCTTCACTTTCTCGCGACCAACTTTCAGCATATTTTCACTAAAATCAAGCCCTGTCACATGACCTTCTGGGCCAATTTCTTCCGCCATCATAATCGACCAATCTGCCGTTCCACAGCAAACATCAAGAACATTCGTCCCTTTTTGAACACGCATTAGCTTCATTGTTTCTTTGCGCCATTTCACATGTAGTTTAAAACTAATAACACTATTCATTCGGTCATAACTTGGGGAAATTTTTTCAAATACTTTATGTACTTTTTCTTCTTTAGTTTCCGTCATATCCCGAATCTCCTTCTATTTATCAGTCGTTAATAACTTCGATGATTCTTTTTTCTAGTAGATTAGAAAGTGGTTCAGCTTCTGTTTTTAGTTGTTCCACTTCACTTTTCACATCACGAATAATCGCTACTAACCAGCTTTCAAAATTAGATACAGCTTCCTTTGCAAAGTAGCCATGATCAAACGCCCGCTTCAACCTAGACGCACCAATTTCCTTATAAGTAGCAAGTTCCGTTTGAAGCCTTTTGAGTAAAAAGAACTGACAACCAAGCGCGATAAATGTTTCATCTTTCATAAAGTACTTAGCAAATTTGGCAAAAATAGCCGCATTCGTCAAAGTAAGCTGAGATAAATATTCTTCATCCGTCGCTACATGTAATTGGTATATATTTGTTTTTGCCGTGTTTGTTTCTTGGACACCACTTTGCAAAGCACGGAGAAGTGGAATCATTTCTAATTCTGCAAGCGTGCGGTAATAGAGAGCGCTATAAAAATCACCAGCAAGAACTGTCAACTCTTGTTCCTTACGTGTCAGCTTTACAACATCGCCTGGTTCATCAATTTTTTCATGTGTATCATGCGCTAAAATCATGTACAGCGTTGCACTAACGACGCGATAAGCTGCAGCATCAGTCAAATCAGAGCCAGAAATTGCTTCATGAAGAAAGAGCATTTGATCTTTGTCCATTTGCCCGCCTTCATTATTCTCTTGTAAATATTGATAGACTGCTTGCTCATGTACCAACTGCTCCACTTCCTTTAGCCCAGCCTCTCTTGCCTGATAAGTCATTTAACAATCCCCTTTGAATCTCCTTATTATGTAAAATAAATTATACCATAAAGGATATTTAATTATGCTTAATTAAAGCCAAAACTTCACTTCTAAGCTTATCGTCATTTTTAAAAGCACCACGAACAGCACTTGTAATTGTTTTTGTTCCAGGTTTGTTCACACCGCGGATAGTCATGCACATATGCTCTGCTTCCATGATGACCATTACACCTAGCGGTTTTAGTTTTTCCATCATAATTTCTGCAACAGTCGTTGTAATCCGTTCTTGTAACTGCGGGCGGCGACTCACATCATCCACTACGCGTGCAAGTTTACTAAGACCAGCAACTCTTCCATTTTGTGGTAAGTATGCTACATGTGCTACTCCGAAAAAAGGGACAAGATGATGTTCACACATAGACGAAAAGCGAATGTCTTTCACAAGTACTAATTCTTCATGTTGTTCTTCAAAAATAGTATCGAAATGAACAGAAGGATCTTTTTTCAGCCCGGCGAAAACTTCTTCATACATACGAGCTACTCGCATTGGTGTATCAATCAGTCCTTCACGATCTGGATTTTCTCCTACTGCTTCTAAAATAACTTTTACCGCATCAGCAATCTTTTGTTTGTCTATTTGCTCCATCCTTAATTCCCCTATCTTTTTAGCATTATATACCTTGTATATCTTAACACAGCCGAACTTCAAGGTAAATTTAATTTGCTTGAATAAGTGATAATAATAGGGTTTTTTTGCTTTCGTAATTATATTCCCTATTTCTAAAACAGAAAACCACTAAAAATGGGCATAAAAAAACTAGCCTAGCTTAATTATAAAATTAAGGCCAGACTAGAGTTAGTGCTTAAAAGTCTATGTAGCTTATTTAACAGCTTCTTTAAGCGCTTTACCAGGTTTGAAAGCTGGTACTTTACTTGCAGGGATGTCGATTTCTTCTTTAGTACGAGGGTTACGGCCTTTACGGGCAGCACGTTCACGTACTTCAAAGTTACCAAATCCGATTAATTGAACTTTTTCACCTTTAGATAAAGAAGTTTGAATAGTTTCGAATACAGCTTCTACTGCTTTCGCTGCGTCTTTTTTAGAAAGATCAGCTAGTTCAGCAACGCTATTTACTAAATCAGTTTTATTTGCCATTGTGTTTTCACCTCCTTCACAGAATAATACAAAATAAGCAGGTACAAGATATACCTGTATTTCTCTTTTTTTCCAAAAACAAAAATGAATTTGGAAATCTAAGGAGAATCATGACTGAAATGGCTTAACTACAAGCCTTAACAGTAATTCTGATAAAAGATTATCACATAATCCCTACAACTGCAAGGAATAATGCCAAACTGACACCGTTTCTTAACATTTTCAACCACAAACTTTTTTCTTTAAATGCTTGAAAACGTGATAGTATCAACCTGTTATCCATAATACTAACTTGGAAGCCTTAGAATAGCAAGCGATACCACCACAATTAGCTAAAATAGTTCTTTTTTCATAAAAATATGTGTAAATTTGCGTCTATTACCTGAAAACTCTAGGTTTCTGAGCCTAGTTTTATTCTAACATTTCTTTTTGGAAAGCTGCTTTTTCTGTCGCAGTAATTCCAATTCCTTTTTCTAAATAATTAGCTACTGATCCATATTGTTTTTTCATTTCATCAAAGGCAATTTCCAAATATTCAGGACGAGCTTCTGCCATCGGCCGGAACGTTTCTAAATCGATTTTTTCGGTTCCACTCGAAAAGAGCGACACGATTCCTCCCATTTCTTGTAAAATGTCGTCCTGGTAGCGATTAGTGATGGCGTAATCGTCGAAAATCGTTTTTTCTGGTACATCTAACAATGTTAGTAATAATGCCCCCAGGACGCCTGTACGGTCTTTTCCTGCAGTGCAATGGAAAACGAACGGCAAGCCTGCTTTTGCATCTTCTAATACTTCTGTAAAGATTTCTCTAAAACCTTCCACTGATTGCACAAACACGCGGTAACTTTCTCCCATCAACGGTTCATAAATAGTTGTATCATTTGTTACCGGTAGCTTTGTTTCTTCATTTTTGGCAGTGCCAATGGGAATATGTTTGTTCAGTATACCTTCAATTGCTGGTGTTGGTTGTGCTTTAACTTCCGAACTACTGCGCAAATCACAAATCCATTTTATATGTAGTTTTTGAAGCAATGCTGCATCGTTCTCATTAATATTCACTAAATTAGAAGAGCGATAAAACTTCCCCCATTTCACATGCTTACCGTTTTTGGATGCATAACCGCCCATATCTCGAAAATTGAATACACTTTCAAGTGGCAAAATGCGTTCAGAAACAATAGCTTTATCTCCGTTTGGTGTCTCTAAAAAGAAATAAATAGGAATATCCTTTGTGTCATATGAATAGTGATCAACATCATTTGTTACTTTGAAAACGGGTTCACTATTTGCTTCTAGTTTAGGACTACTACTTACAAAAACCACTGTACCTTCGCTGACTTCTTCTTTGTTCCATGTTAATGTTACGGCTTTATCTGTACGAGTAACTTCCATATTTTCCACCTACTTTGTATTATTTGGCTTTTCTGCTTCATTTTAGCATATTTCACAAAAAAAGAGCCAAAATAAGCGAATAGCCTATCTTGACTCTTTCTATTAAAATGATTCTTTTTCGATTTTCTTTTCGCGACCCATTAATAAATCAACTGCTTCGCGAGCATCTTTATTTTCGAATAAAATCGCGTAAATCGATTCAGTAATTGGCATATCAATATCTAGTTTTTTCGCCCAGCCATGTACTGCTTTGGCTGTTCGTACACCTTCAACGACCATACCCATTTTTTCTAATACTTCATCTAAATTCTCGCCTTTACCTAGCATATTTCCAGCTCGCCAATTACGTGAATGCACACTAGTGCAAGTAACGATTAAGTCACCAATACCAGTCAGCCCGTAAAAGGTTTGTGGATTAGAGCCAACAGCAACACCGAGACGAGTGATTTCTGCCATTCCGCGAGTCATTAGTGCCGCTTTGGCATTATCGCCGTAACCAAGGCCGTCAGAGATTCCTGCGCCAAGTGCGATAATGTTTTTAAGCGCGCCACCAATTTCTGCACCAATCACATCATCATTCGTATAAATACGCAAGTTATTATTGATGAAACGATCTTGAACAATCTCAGCAGCTGATAAATCTTTACAGCTCGCACAAAGTGTTGTTGGATGACGAAGGGCAACTTCTTCCGCATGACTTGGTCCAGAAAGAACCACAAGTGCTTTACGTTTAGCTGCATCAATTTCTTCCTCAATCACTTCAGACATTCGAAGGTTTGTTTCTGGTTCAATACCTTTACTCACATGAACTAAAATTGTGGGTTCTTTTAGCGCTTCATTTAACTGCTTACAAACGATACGCATCGCATTTGTTGGAATAGCAATTACGACAATTTCTGCACCATCAATAGCTTCATCAAGTGACAATGTCGCTTTTACCTCAGTTGGTAAAATAATATCTGGCAAATAGTGACTATTCGTGTGCGATTCGTTAATTTCATTCACAATTTTATCTAAGTTTCCCCAAATAACTGGTTTATGATTATTATCAGCTAGGACAAGTGCAAGACCTGTTCCCCAACTTCCAGCGCCAAGAATAGCTACTTTTTTCTGTGTCATTATATTTTTCCTCCCGAAAACTTTACTTACGCTTACGAGCAATTACTCGAATTGGCGTACCCTCAAATGGAAATGCTTCTCTAATCCGGTTTTCTAAGAAACGTTCATACGAAAAATGCATGAGTTCTGGATCATTAACAAATACAACAAACGTTGGTGGTTTTACCGCCACTTGTGTTGTATAGAAAATCTTCAGTCGTTTACCTTTATCCATAGGTGATGGGTTCATTGCAACAGCATCACTAATAACATCATTCAGCATACTTGATTGTACACGTAATGAATGGTTATCGCTTACTTGGTTAATAAGTGGGAATAGATTATTTAAGCGTTGTTTTGTTTTAGCAGATACGAAAACAATTGGTGCATAGCTTAAGAATTGGAATTGCTCACGAATATCTTCTGTCCATACATTAATTGTTTTTTCATCTTTGTTAATTGCATCCCATTTGTTCACAACAATAATAATTGCACGTCCGGCATCATGCGCATATCCAGCAATTCGTTTATCTTGCTCACGAATACCTTCTTCTGCGTTGATAACCACAAGAACAACGTCCGAGCGTTCAATTGCTCTCATTGCACGTAAAACACTATATTTCTCTGTGCTTTCATACACTTTCCCACGTTTTCTCATTCCGGCTGTATCAATCATGACATAATCTTGGCCATCGAAAGTATAAGTTGTATCAATTGCATCACGAGTTGTACCCGCAATATCTGAAACAATAACACGATCTTCTCCAAGCAGTGCATTTAGAATAGAAGATTTACCAACATTTGGTCGACCGATTAAACTGAATTTCACTGTGTCATCTGGATATTCTTCCTCTTCTTCTTTTGGAAAATGAGCGCGAACAGCATCAAGCATGTCGCCAAGCCCTAGTCCATGTGAACCAGAAATTGGATACGGCTCACCAAACCCAAGAGAATAAAAATCATAAATTTGATCTCGCATTTCTGGGTTATCTACTTTATTAATCGCTAAAACAATTGGTTTATTAGACCGGTAAAGAATTTTTGCTACTTGTTCGTCTGCATCGGTAACTCCTTCACGACCATTGGTAATAAAAATAATTACGTCTGCTTCATCAATTGCGATTTCCGCTTGTGCGCGAATTTGCTCTAAAAATGGTTCATCGGAAAGATCAATACCACCTGTATCAATAATGTTAAATTCTTTTCCAAGCCATTCCGCTGAATTATATATGCGGTCACGTGTCACACCGGGAACATCTTCCACTATGGAAACACGTTCACCAACGATTCTGTTAAAAATAGTCGATTTGCCAACGTTTGGACGTCCGACAATCGCTACAACTGGTTTTGCCATTATTTCACCTTCTTTTTTCTCGAATCCTATTTATCAAACTTTCTTTAGTTTATCAGTAAAACAGCTTACTGGCAATGAAAAGTTCGATTTGAAAAAGAAAAAGAGCCTATAGGAACAATCTCCCTAGGCTCTTTTGCGTACTATTATTTATCGTCGTTTTGAAGACCTTTTAATTTATCACCAATTAAATCGCTCATTTGGAATCCAGTATTTTCTTCTGGAAGTTCATAATCAGCCTCTTCTACTGGAGCATCTTGTAATTCTTTGATGCTTAATGATAAACGTTTGTCTGCTTCGTTTACTTCAAGTACTTTTACTTCCACAGTTTGGCCTTCTGAAAGCACTTCTTGTGGTGTCCCAATATGTTCATGGGATATTTGAGAAATATGAACCAAACCTTCCACTCCAGGGAATATTTCCACAAATGCACCAAAAGTAACTAGACGTACTACTTTTCCTTCTAAAACAGAACCAACTTGCGCTTTCTCGGTAATACCGTCCCATGGTCCAGGTAAAGTCGCTTTAATAGAAAGAGAAATACGTTCATTTTCAGGGTCAATTCCAATAACTTTAACTGTTACTTTTTGACCTTCCTCTAAGACTTCTTGTGGTGTTGCAATATGTTTATAAGAAATTTGCGAAATGTGAACTAATCCGTCCACGCCACCAATATCAACGAATGCACCAAAGTTGGCTAAGCGTTGAACTGTACCTTCAATCACGTCACCTTCTTTGATTTCGCTTAGTAGCGCTTGCTTTTGACTAGCTTTTTCTGTTTCCACAACTGCACGATGGCTTAAAATTACTCGGTTATTTTCCGGTTCAAATTCTACTACTTTGAAAGTAAGAGTAGTTCCTTTGTAATCTGCGAAATCTTCCACAAAATGGTCTTCTACTAAAGAAGCTGGAACAAACGCACGAACACCAAGGTCAACAACTAATCCACCTTTAACAACATCACTGACTACCGCTTCAAAAACTTCACCAGATTCGAATTTAGCTTTAATATCATCAGATGCTTTTTCTGCATCCACTTTTCGTTTAGATAAAACAAGTATATCGTCTTCTACTTTTGTGACAATCAAATCAAGTGTGTCGCCAACGCTCACAACGTCAGAAGCTGTCTCCACATGTATATTGGAAAGTTCACTTATTGGAACGACACCATCAAGTTTGCTACCTGGAATACCAACATAAACTTGTTTATCTTCCACGCTTGTAACTGTGCCAGTGACTTTGTCTCCTTCTTCAAAATTTCTAACTTCCACATCAAATAAATCTTCAGACATGTGTAGCCCTCCATTCGTTAGTCGAATTTTAGGAATTTCTAATTCAGAAGCAACCTTCACTCTTGCTTCATCTGCTTGACTAGTTTTCCTAGATAGGCAAATTCCGATTAAATAAAGAAAAATATCAAATACACCTTCTGTAAAACTGATCTTCCAGCTAGAAAATCCTTTCAAGATACTTTTCACAAAGTAAAAAATCTCTCTTATAACATCCTACAAATCCAGACATTTGTCAAGCTCTTTTAAGAGGGCGGAAATGCCTACAGAGCGTGAAATCGCTTCGTTTGTTTAGCCTTTCACGGTTAAATTAAAAAAGTACTACATTTCCATTTAGTTAAGAAAATGTAGCACTTTTTTGCTAATTATTAATTTTTAGTTCTGCTAGTGAAAGAATTTTATTGGCTACTTGATCAATCGACATTGATGTTGTATCCACTTCAATTGCATCGTCCGCTTTTTTTAACGGTGAGTGTGTTCTTGTATAATCTAAATGATCTCGCTCTTCAATTTCTTTTTTGAGTTGGTCTAGATCTCCAGTAAAACCTTTTGCCATGTTCTCTTTATAGCGACGTTCTGCTCGTTCTTCTACACTTGCAAGTAAAAATATTTTTAGTTCAGCGTTAGGAAGAACTGCTGTACCGATATCACGACCATCCATTACAATTCCGCCTTCTGTAGCAAAAACTTGTTGGCGTTCTTGAAGTGCTTCACGGATAGATGGGTGTGCGGCAACGATAGATACATGATTGGTCACTTCTATAGAGCGAATCACTTCTGTGACATTTTCTGAACCTACAAATACTTGTTGTACTTCGCCAGGTTCAAAACGAATAACTGTTTTTTGGAGTAAAGCTGCTATAGCTTTTTCGTCTTCATATGCGATGTTATTTTTTAAAGCGATATAGGTTACTGCACGATACATAGCACCCGTATCAATATAGACAAAGCGCAATTTTTTTGCAACGATTTTTGCCACCGTACTTTTTCCAGCTGCAGCCGGCCCATCAATCGCGATACATATCTTTTTAGTCATAAAATAAAACTCCTTTTATCTGAAATTGGTTTGATTAATTTCTTCTTGGGATGCTAAAAGTACCATTAATTTCATCCGCGCTTTTTTACTATCGTAATCTTTTCCTAAAATAACGCCACGATTATATAAGTCAAACGTGCTGCCTTCATAATCATATGTAGTATATACATTTCCTTCTTCCGCACTTGTTGTGATGACAACTGGAATTCCCGCATCTAATGCTCTGATAATAGCTGGCATCATTTTTGGCGCCACTTGCCCGCGTCCAACACCTTCTAAAACAATTCCTGAAACGCCACTATCAATCGCTGCATCAATAAACAAACCGTCTGCGCCAATATAACATTTAATCACAACAACTTCTGGTAAATCAAGGCGAATATCAAAACACTCATGCTCCAGTGGTTTTTGATACAGGAAAACTTGATCATTATCAATGATACCAAGATAACCAAACCCAAAAGCACTAAAACCTTGTATGTTAGATGCATGGACTTTTTTGACATATCTCGCTGCGAAAATTCGTTCATTGAAAACAACGACTGTTCCAGCTTGACGTAAATTTATTTCACATGCTGTATAAATTGCATGACGAATATTAACATAGGCATCTGTTCCCGGCTCCTCAGGTGCTCGCTGAGATCCAGTTACTACAATTGGTCGTGCATCGGTTACTGCGAGATCAAGAAAATAGGCTGTTTCTTCTAATGAATCTGTTCCGTGCGTCACTACTATTCCATCATATGTTTCATCCATGAAGATAGATTCGATAAGTTGCTTCAGACTGATTAAATCAGGTAGCGTAATATGCATAGATGGCAATTGAAAAGTAGAATAGATATCAATTTGAATTTCTGTTGGTAATTGGCATAATGCAGCTAATTCTTCTCCAGATAATTCACCTGATGCAAGTTTTCCTGATGCTGTTTTCTTACTTGCAATCGTACCGCCTGTTGTAATTAGTGCTACTTTTGCCATGGTTATTTCCCCCTACATTTTCCATTTAAACAAACAAATGAGTCTCGGAAGCGTTTCCCAGACCCATTCAGTGTTGTTTATTACTGTGGAATTGTTAGAACTGTACCAACTGGAACATTGTCACTTCCTAGTCCATTGGCTTGTTTAATTTTTTCTACTCCAGCAGCTGCCCCCGCTTGTCCATATGTTGAACGCGCAATACTATAAAGGGTGTCCCCAGCTTTAACTGTATGAGATCCTCCAGCTTTTTGCTGTGAAGCTTCATTCGCTTTTTGTTGCTCAGCTTTTTCAGCGGCTGCTTTCTCGGCAGCAGCTTTGTCAGCAGCTGCTTTTTCTTCTGCAGCTTCTTGTTCTTTTTTTGCATTTGCAGCTTTCACTGCATCTTCTTCTTGTTTTTTCTTATCTGCTTCCGCTTTTTCTGCCGCAGCTTTCTTCTCTTCAGCTGCCTTTTCAGCCGCAGCTTTTTCTTCTGCAGCTTTTTTCGCTTTTTCTTTTTCTTCTTTAGATTGCGTGTTGTCAGATACATTTACGGTTGATTCTGTTTCTGTTTTCACTTCATTTGATGAACCCATATTTTGTACTGTTACAAATACAATCACGATAACGATTGGTATTAATAGAAAAAACACAATCAATAAATTAAGTAATGGGTATCTAAAAATGGTTTTCTTTTTTCCTCTTCTGCTATCAGAACGGGATAACATTGGCGGTTCATTGTTGAATTCATCTTGGCCTTCAGAACTCATGTCATAATCAGCCGGTTCTTCGTATTCCCGTTTTTCTTTTCTTGTTTTTACCACTCAAAGTTCCTCCTTTAGTGCTTTCTAAACTTATCCTATGCACTATTATTGGCACAGAGAAGTGTTACATATGATGTTAATAAATGAAATACCTTTGAAATAATTATACCCATAAACACAACATACAACAACACTTAAACCACTTTTTTAGAAAAAAAAGCAAGAATTATTATAATTTAGTACTTCTGGCATAGAATCTATCTTGATTTTATACAGATTACTGAACAAAATAATAACAATTTTTTTACTTTTAAACAAGTCTTTTTTTCACAAAAAATGTGAAACTACATAGTTTTTGTCAAATTTCGTAACAGCAAAACTATTGCAGTAAATAAGCTAAATAAGCTTCCCATGTTGGAATTTCTTTTTGTTTTATTTTTGCTCTTTTTTCAAAATTGATTATTTCCGCTCCATCCAAATCACAACAGTTTTCTGGGGTGACTTCTAACGGGGCTTCTTCAAAATACCGTAAAATATAATTACGGCGACAATCCGTTGTATGCAGATACCCAATAAATTGTTGTAAATTAGCTCGCTTCCATTTTTTTCGATAATCCATTTTATCGGTTAATTCTTTCGTACTTAAACCGCTTCTTTGGTAGTAATCGATAAAACGTTGCTCTGTTTCAGGTAAAGTTTTGCGTTGTTCAGTCGTCAGATTCATTAAGTTGGCATCTGGGATATCTTGATCTGCTAATTGCATTTGAATGAATTCATCTCCATTCGCATATAAGAGAATCGCCACACTGTCTTCGCCATCACGACCGGCTCGACCAATTTCTTGTAAATATGCTTCCAAATCAGCAGGCATATGATAATGAATTACATAGCGAATGTCGGCTTTATCTATCCCCATTC of Listeria monocytogenes contains these proteins:
- the rpsA gene encoding 30S ribosomal protein S1, whose product is MSEDLFDVEVRNFEEGDKVTGTVTSVEDKQVYVGIPGSKLDGVVPISELSNIHVETASDVVSVGDTLDLIVTKVEDDILVLSKRKVDAEKASDDIKAKFESGEVFEAVVSDVVKGGLVVDLGVRAFVPASLVEDHFVEDFADYKGTTLTFKVVEFEPENNRVILSHRAVVETEKASQKQALLSEIKEGDVIEGTVQRLANFGAFVDIGGVDGLVHISQISYKHIATPQEVLEEGQKVTVKVIGIDPENERISLSIKATLPGPWDGITEKAQVGSVLEGKVVRLVTFGAFVEIFPGVEGLVHISQISHEHIGTPQEVLSEGQTVEVKVLEVNEADKRLSLSIKELQDAPVEEADYELPEENTGFQMSDLIGDKLKGLQNDDK
- a CDS encoding NAD(P)H-dependent glycerol-3-phosphate dehydrogenase, with protein sequence MTQKKVAILGAGSWGTGLALVLADNNHKPVIWGNLDKIVNEINESHTNSHYLPDIILPTEVKATLSLDEAIDGAEIVVIAIPTNAMRIVCKQLNEALKEPTILVHVSKGIEPETNLRMSEVIEEEIDAAKRKALVVLSGPSHAEEVALRHPTTLCASCKDLSAAEIVQDRFINNNLRIYTNDDVIGAEIGGALKNIIALGAGISDGLGYGDNAKAALMTRGMAEITRLGVAVGSNPQTFYGLTGIGDLIVTCTSVHSRNWRAGNMLGKGENLDEVLEKMGMVVEGVRTAKAVHGWAKKLDIDMPITESIYAILFENKDAREAVDLLMGREKKIEKESF
- the folE gene encoding GTP cyclohydrolase I FolE; its protein translation is MEQIDKQKIADAVKVILEAVGENPDREGLIDTPMRVARMYEEVFAGLKKDPSVHFDTIFEEQHEELVLVKDIRFSSMCEHHLVPFFGVAHVAYLPQNGRVAGLSKLARVVDDVSRRPQLQERITTTVAEIMMEKLKPLGVMVIMEAEHMCMTIRGVNKPGTKTITSAVRGAFKNDDKLRSEVLALIKHN
- the menG gene encoding demethylmenaquinone methyltransferase; amino-acid sequence: MTETKEEKVHKVFEKISPSYDRMNSVISFKLHVKWRKETMKLMRVQKGTNVLDVCCGTADWSIMMAEEIGPEGHVTGLDFSENMLKVGREKVKEADLHNVELIHGNAMELPFPDNSFDYVTIGFGLRNVPDYMQVLREMYRVLKPGGQLACIDTSQPNIPGWKQVFNAYFRYVMPVFGKFFAKSYKEYSWLQESTREFPGMARLAEMFQEAGFSYVRYISHSGGASATHFGFKKKEQ
- a CDS encoding HU family DNA-binding protein; translation: MANKTDLVNSVAELADLSKKDAAKAVEAVFETIQTSLSKGEKVQLIGFGNFEVRERAARKGRNPRTKEEIDIPASKVPAFKPGKALKEAVK
- a CDS encoding heptaprenyl diphosphate synthase component 1, with protein sequence MTYQAREAGLKEVEQLVHEQAVYQYLQENNEGGQMDKDQMLFLHEAISGSDLTDAAAYRVVSATLYMILAHDTHEKIDEPGDVVKLTRKEQELTVLAGDFYSALYYRTLAELEMIPLLRALQSGVQETNTAKTNIYQLHVATDEEYLSQLTLTNAAIFAKFAKYFMKDETFIALGCQFFLLKRLQTELATYKEIGASRLKRAFDHGYFAKEAVSNFESWLVAIIRDVKSEVEQLKTEAEPLSNLLEKRIIEVIND
- a CDS encoding asparaginase — encoded protein: MAKVALITTGGTIASKKTASGKLASGELSGEELAALCQLPTEIQIDIYSTFQLPSMHITLPDLISLKQLIESIFMDETYDGIVVTHGTDSLEETAYFLDLAVTDARPIVVTGSQRAPEEPGTDAYVNIRHAIYTACEINLRQAGTVVVFNERIFAARYVKKVHASNIQGFSAFGFGYLGIIDNDQVFLYQKPLEHECFDIRLDLPEVVVIKCYIGADGLFIDAAIDSGVSGIVLEGVGRGQVAPKMMPAIIRALDAGIPVVITTSAEEGNVYTTYDYEGSTFDLYNRGVILGKDYDSKKARMKLMVLLASQEEINQTNFR
- a CDS encoding tyrosine-protein phosphatase, which codes for MEVTRTDKAVTLTWNKEEVSEGTVVFVSSSPKLEANSEPVFKVTNDVDHYSYDTKDIPIYFFLETPNGDKAIVSERILPLESVFNFRDMGGYASKNGKHVKWGKFYRSSNLVNINENDAALLQKLHIKWICDLRSSSEVKAQPTPAIEGILNKHIPIGTAKNEETKLPVTNDTTIYEPLMGESYRVFVQSVEGFREIFTEVLEDAKAGLPFVFHCTAGKDRTGVLGALLLTLLDVPEKTIFDDYAITNRYQDDILQEMGGIVSLFSSGTEKIDLETFRPMAEARPEYLEIAFDEMKKQYGSVANYLEKGIGITATEKAAFQKEMLE
- the cmk gene encoding (d)CMP kinase, which translates into the protein MTKKICIAIDGPAAAGKSTVAKIVAKKLRFVYIDTGAMYRAVTYIALKNNIAYEDEKAIAALLQKTVIRFEPGEVQQVFVGSENVTEVIRSIEVTNHVSIVAAHPSIREALQERQQVFATEGGIVMDGRDIGTAVLPNAELKIFLLASVEERAERRYKENMAKGFTGDLDQLKKEIEERDHLDYTRTHSPLKKADDAIEVDTTSMSIDQVANKILSLAELKINN
- a CDS encoding LysM peptidoglycan-binding domain-containing protein, translated to MVKTRKEKREYEEPADYDMSSEGQDEFNNEPPMLSRSDSRRGKKKTIFRYPLLNLLIVFFLLIPIVIVIVFVTVQNMGSSNEVKTETESTVNVSDNTQSKEEKEKAKKAAEEKAAAEKAAEEKKAAAEKAEADKKKQEEDAVKAANAKKEQEAAEEKAAADKAAAEKAAAEKAEQQKANEASQQKAGGSHTVKAGDTLYSIARSTYGQAGAAAGVEKIKQANGLGSDNVPVGTVLTIPQ
- the der gene encoding ribosome biogenesis GTPase Der; translated protein: MAKPVVAIVGRPNVGKSTIFNRIVGERVSIVEDVPGVTRDRIYNSAEWLGKEFNIIDTGGIDLSDEPFLEQIRAQAEIAIDEADVIIFITNGREGVTDADEQVAKILYRSNKPIVLAINKVDNPEMRDQIYDFYSLGFGEPYPISGSHGLGLGDMLDAVRAHFPKEEEEEYPDDTVKFSLIGRPNVGKSSILNALLGEDRVIVSDIAGTTRDAIDTTYTFDGQDYVMIDTAGMRKRGKVYESTEKYSVLRAMRAIERSDVVLVVINAEEGIREQDKRIAGYAHDAGRAIIIVVNKWDAINKDEKTINVWTEDIREQFQFLSYAPIVFVSAKTKQRLNNLFPLINQVSDNHSLRVQSSMLNDVISDAVAMNPSPMDKGKRLKIFYTTQVAVKPPTFVVFVNDPELMHFSYERFLENRIREAFPFEGTPIRVIARKRK